Genomic DNA from Desulfuromonas versatilis:
CCGGTGCGGGGGGATGCTTGCCATGCCCGTGGGCCGGCGTTGCGGTGAACAGAACCTCCAGGGTGAGCTTCTCCCCTTCCCGTGCCACTTCCAGCAGCGCCCGGTCGCCGGGGCGTTTCTGCTTCACCGCGTAGACCAGATCGAAATTCTCCTCCAGGGCCGCTCCGTCCAGACTCAGCAGCCGGTCCCCCGCGGTGAGGCCGGCAGCCTCGGCTGCCGAACCGGGCAGGACCCCCTGCACCCTTACCCCGTCCTCTTCCCCGCCAAGCATGACCCCCAGGCGCACTTCCTGTTTGTCGAGATCCTCGTACTCGGTGAACTGCAGAAAGTCGTAGGGCAGCATGGGAAACTCGGGAATCTCCACGTCCATCAGCCGGTCCTGCTTGTCTTCGGGGATGACGATTTCCCTGGAGCCGACCAGGCTGTAGGAACTCGGCAGGCGCCTGAACACCCGGCGCGGAATGCCGAAGCCGAAGCGGACGTGGTTGCCGCCGGCCACCACCAGCATGCGCGTCTTCTCGCGGCCGGGCGCACCCAGGTAGGCGGCGACGTTGTGGGCCATGGTTTCATCCCAGAGCGTCTGCACCCGTAGGAAACCATCCAGTTGGCTGTTGCCGTGAGCGTGGCCACCGTAGATGGCCTCGACCAGCTGGCGTTGATAGGGGTCGTTGAAGTCCATTTCGGGAAGCTGGCTGCGGATCTGTTCGGGCAGTTCGCTGAAATCGAACTGGCCTACCGCCTTTACCAGGGTCTTTTCGGCATTGAGCCCCACGACCGGAATTTTGTGCCGGCGGGCGAATTCGAGCAGCGGCCGATACAACTCGTAGTCCATGCGCCAGGTGTCGTACCAGCGCGACTGCTTGAGAAACGCCTTCTCGTCCAACTCGCCGGCGACCCAGCGGTCGAGTACCGGCTGCTGGGAGGGGGTGAACATCTCCATCCCCATAGCCACCTGGCCGGGGTAGCGCTCGGCCAGAGCGGTGAGCACTGCCAGCTCCTGGCGGTGCGAGGCTGGGTTGTCGTGGGTTTCGCCGACGTAGACGATGCGTGAGTCGCTGACAATGGCCAGCATCTGCGCCTCCGCAACCGGTTTTCCGGTAGGCAGATGGATGATTTTTCCCACGACGGGGGGCTGTTCGGGGGGGTAGGGCATTTCGGGGTTCCGGGCCAGCTTGGCGGCGGGGCTGCAGGCCGCCAGGATCAGGGCCGCAAAACCGGCCAGCAGGGCCGGAACGATGGGTTTGCTGCGTGGCATGGGCCGTCTCCCTGTGATTACAGCTTCGGGCGGCCGGGGAGACGGGCCGGAGAAAATCCTCCGGCCCGTCGCTACCTCAATGCGGGCCCGTGGTGCTGTAGATGTTTTTGGAGTAGAAGATCTCGGTCATCTCGCGCCGCAGGCGCTCGCGGACCCGCTCCTTTTCGTCGTCGGTGAAGTCCTGGGCGGCGGTGGAAAACAGGTAGTAGTCCAGGTCGAAGTCGCTGAGCACCATCTTGGTGTGAAACAGGTTCTCCTGGTGGATGTTGATGTCCACGCATTGATAGCGGTCGAGAATCTTCTTGTCGACGAACTGCTGGATCGAATGGATCTTGTGGTCGATGTAGTGCTTCTTGCCCTTTACGTCGCGGGTGAAGCCGCGGACCTTGTAATCCATCAGCACGATGTCGGATTCGAAGGAGTCGATCAAGTGGTTCAGCGCCTTCAGGGGGCTGATCTTGCCGCAGGTGGAGACGTCCACGTCGACCCGGAAGGTGGAGACCCCGGTCTTGGAGTCGGTTTCCGGGTAGGTGTGGATGCACAGGTGGCTCTTGTCGAGGTGCGCCAGCACCTGGTCCGGTTTCGGGTCGACCGGCTCCTCGGCGATCAGGATGGTGACGCTCGCCCCCATCGGGTCGTAATCCTGACTGGAGATGTTCAGGATGTTGGCGCCGATGATCTCGGAGACCTCGGTGAGGATCTTGACCAGGCGCTCCGAGTTGTACTCCTCGTCGATGTACTCCAGGTACTCCTTGCGGGCCTGGGGCGAACGGGCGTAGCAGACGTCGTAAATGTTGAACGAGAGCGTCTTGGTCAGGTTGTTGAACCCGCGCAGTTTGAGCTTGGGGCGCCGGCGGGGCTTGCCCTTGCTTTTGCTGGTTTTGGGCTTGGTGGGTTTTACGGAATTCTTCTTTGCGGACATCGGCAATATCCCTCCCCGGGAAGCGGTGAGATATTTGGCAAAGCCAAATCTCCTAATTAGACCACAGCCGGCCGAGGGTGGACAAGACAAATCTTGGGGGAGTCAGCGGTTTTTTTCCGGAGCCTCCTCGGCGGCGGGGGCGGGGACCCCCTTGGCTGCTCGCCCGGTGCTGGCGGTGCGCAGGCTCAGCAGCAGGCTGAACAGGGCCGGCACCAGCAGCAGGGTGAACAGGGTGGAAACCACCAGGCCGCCGACCACCACGCTGCCCAGCCCCCGGTACAGTTCGCTGCCCGCTCCGGGGAAGAGCACCAGCGGCAGCATGCCGAAGACCGAGGTGCCCACCGACATGAAGATCGGCCGCACCCGGCCGCGCACCGATTCGCGCAGCGCCTCGCGGCTCTCCAACTGGCCCTCGCGCATGAAGTTGAGCGCCTGGTGGACGATGAGAATGGCGTTGTTGACCACCGTGCCGACCAGGATGATGAAGCCGAGCATGGTCAGCACGTCCAGGGCCTGGTAGGCCAGCAGGTGGCTGACCAGCCACAGCCCGAGAAATCCTCCGGCCATGGCCAGCGGCACGGAGAACATGATGACGAAGGGGTAGAAGAAGCTCTCGAACAGGGCGGCCATCAGCAGGTAGGTGATGACCAGGGCGAGCAGGAAGTTCCACTTGAGCACGTCGAAGGTTTCGCGCAGCTTGTCGGCGGTGCCGGCCAGGCGCACCCGCAGGTCGCTGCCGAGCACCCCCTGTTGGCGAAGGGGCTCGAGGACCTGCTGCTCGATCATTTCCATCGCCGCCTCGAGGGGGATTTCCTCCGGGGGACGAACCTCCAGGGTGATGGTGCGCTGGCGTTCGGCGTGGTTGATCTGTTCCGGGCCGGCCACCAGAAGCACCCGGGCCAGGGCGCCGAGCGGCACCTGTTGGCCGTCGGGGGAGCGCAGCAGCAGCTTTTCGAAATCCTGGGTGCGGCTGGCGAAGTGCTCAGCGCCCATGACTGTGAGGTCGATTTCGTTGCCCGCCACGTTGACGGTGCTTGCTCGGGTCCCGTCGAGCAGGGCGTCGACGGCGATCCCCAGGTCGCGGGCGCTGATCCCCAGGTCAGCCAGGCGTACCCGGTCGGGCAGCACGCGGATCTCCGGGTTGCCCAGGTCGAGGCTGGGCACCGGGCGCACCTGCGCGCCCGGGACCGCCTGCCGGACCATTCCGAAGGCCCGGGCGCCGATTTCCACCAGGCGCGGGAGGTCGGTGCCGGAAAACTCCACCTCGATGCTGCGGCCGCCGGTGAGGCCGCTTTCGAACAGGGAGGTCTGCGAGACGATGGCGATCATTCCCGGCACCTTGCCAAGGCGCTGCTGCATGAACGGGATCAACTCGCGGACCCGCCTCGGGTCACGGGCCCTGACGCCCATGAAGATCTGCCGGCCGCGGGCGACGTAGAAAAAATGGGTGATCGCCGGGGTGGTGCCGCGGTCGTCGTAATCCGTTTGCCAGAGGGGGGCGAAGTCGCCTTCCAGACCCTGGCCGATGCGGGTCAGCTCCGCCACGTTGTAGCCTGGCGGTGGCAGCAACAGGCCGATGAGCAAGTTGCGGTTGCCAGTCGGCAGGTATTCGGGTTTGGGCATCAGCAGCCAGGCCCCGCCCAGGGCCGCGGCGGTGAACAGCAGCACCACCGCGAAGCAGGCCAGGGCGCTGCGGCTTACCCGGTAAACGGTGTTGGCGACATGCTCGGAGAAGCGCCCGGCCAGCGCCACCAGGCCGAACAACTCGGCCGGGCCCGGTCGCCTGGCCGAGCTCTTCCCGGCGCTGCGGATCGCCCCCCGCCCGAGCAGCAGTGCCGCCGCCGAGGGGATAACGGTGATGGAGATCACCAGGGAGAGCCCGACGGCGGCGCAAATGGCGATGGCAATGTCGCGAAACAGCTGGCCGGTCTCCTGGACGATGAAAAGTATCGGCAGGAACACCGCGATGGTGGTCAGGGTCGAACTGAGCACCGCCCCCCAGACCTCGCCGGTGGCCTCGATGGCGGCGGCCTTTTTCTCCTTGCCCAGCTGGCGGTGCCGGTAGATGTTCTCCAACACGACAATGGCGTTGTCCACCACCATCCCCACGGCAAAGGCGAGCCCGGCCAGGGAGATGACATTGAGGGTGCGGCCGAA
This window encodes:
- a CDS encoding ChaN family lipoprotein — translated: MPRSKPIVPALLAGFAALILAACSPAAKLARNPEMPYPPEQPPVVGKIIHLPTGKPVAEAQMLAIVSDSRIVYVGETHDNPASHRQELAVLTALAERYPGQVAMGMEMFTPSQQPVLDRWVAGELDEKAFLKQSRWYDTWRMDYELYRPLLEFARRHKIPVVGLNAEKTLVKAVGQFDFSELPEQIRSQLPEMDFNDPYQRQLVEAIYGGHAHGNSQLDGFLRVQTLWDETMAHNVAAYLGAPGREKTRMLVVAGGNHVRFGFGIPRRVFRRLPSSYSLVGSREIVIPEDKQDRLMDVEIPEFPMLPYDFLQFTEYEDLDKQEVRLGVMLGGEEDGVRVQGVLPGSAAEAAGLTAGDRLLSLDGAALEENFDLVYAVKQKRPGDRALLEVAREGEKLTLEVLFTATPAHGHGKHPPAPDKQD
- the speD gene encoding adenosylmethionine decarboxylase, which produces MSAKKNSVKPTKPKTSKSKGKPRRRPKLKLRGFNNLTKTLSFNIYDVCYARSPQARKEYLEYIDEEYNSERLVKILTEVSEIIGANILNISSQDYDPMGASVTILIAEEPVDPKPDQVLAHLDKSHLCIHTYPETDSKTGVSTFRVDVDVSTCGKISPLKALNHLIDSFESDIVLMDYKVRGFTRDVKGKKHYIDHKIHSIQQFVDKKILDRYQCVDINIHQENLFHTKMVLSDFDLDYYLFSTAAQDFTDDEKERVRERLRREMTEIFYSKNIYSTTGPH
- a CDS encoding efflux RND transporter permease subunit, producing the protein MKLIATSVERQVGVSVGVLLVVLFGLLSLWRTPIQLTPEVSRPEITIQTDWPGASPEEVEKEIILRQEDELKSVEGVEEMKSESQDSSGRIVLTFTPGTDMDAALLKVSNRLNQVRDIPEDAERPVISTVNTDDRPIAWFILKPLAGNSNPIYSYQLFTEDHVKARFERVPGVARSNVIGGREPELQVVVDPEKLSAIGLTLGELIRALDSENVNISAGSFDEGKRRYIVRTLAELTAPGEVEAIALPTASGQRLFVGDVAEARFGYEQATVSVRQNGEPAMAVNVQRESGTNVLEVMAGLKLALRELNEGVLAEEGLVLRQVYDETEYIESAIDLVLQNLWVGGLLAVTVLLLFLRSLAPTLIVATAIPISVIGTFIVMTLFGRTLNVISLAGLAFAVGMVVDNAIVVLENIYRHRQLGKEKKAAAIEATGEVWGAVLSSTLTTIAVFLPILFIVQETGQLFRDIAIAICAAVGLSLVISITVIPSAAALLLGRGAIRSAGKSSARRPGPAELFGLVALAGRFSEHVANTVYRVSRSALACFAVVLLFTAAALGGAWLLMPKPEYLPTGNRNLLIGLLLPPPGYNVAELTRIGQGLEGDFAPLWQTDYDDRGTTPAITHFFYVARGRQIFMGVRARDPRRVRELIPFMQQRLGKVPGMIAIVSQTSLFESGLTGGRSIEVEFSGTDLPRLVEIGARAFGMVRQAVPGAQVRPVPSLDLGNPEIRVLPDRVRLADLGISARDLGIAVDALLDGTRASTVNVAGNEIDLTVMGAEHFASRTQDFEKLLLRSPDGQQVPLGALARVLLVAGPEQINHAERQRTITLEVRPPEEIPLEAAMEMIEQQVLEPLRQQGVLGSDLRVRLAGTADKLRETFDVLKWNFLLALVITYLLMAALFESFFYPFVIMFSVPLAMAGGFLGLWLVSHLLAYQALDVLTMLGFIILVGTVVNNAILIVHQALNFMREGQLESREALRESVRGRVRPIFMSVGTSVFGMLPLVLFPGAGSELYRGLGSVVVGGLVVSTLFTLLLVPALFSLLLSLRTASTGRAAKGVPAPAAEEAPEKNR